Proteins found in one Trichoplusia ni isolate ovarian cell line Hi5 chromosome 14, tn1, whole genome shotgun sequence genomic segment:
- the LOC113500472 gene encoding ras suppressor protein 1, whose protein sequence is MSHQPPVSCIPNTAKMSKAKKVIEEAKENNNPEIDLVDKGVSSLDEIPGLFALANVTRLSLSHNKIQVVPATLANLTNLEILNLANNHIQELPVSLSSLPKLRILNVSLNKLNGLPRGFGSFPVLEILDLTYNNLNEKNLSGNFFIMDSLRALYLGDNDFETLPPEIGNLKNLQILSMRENDLIEVPRELGQLARLRELHLQGNRLVVLPPEIGSLDLASNKSVLRLEGNFWVPHIEDQLKLGPSHVLDYLRSETYKVLYSRHMSAKPPPPPQTLDKSKKASRAA, encoded by the exons ATGAGTCATCAACCTCCAGTTTCCTGTATTCCAAACACAGCCAAAATGTCGAAAGCAAAAAAAGTGATCGAAGAagcaaaggaaaataataatcctGAAATCGATTTAGTGGATAAAGGAGTTTCTAGCCTCGATGAGATACCTGGATTGT tTGCCCTGGCTAATGTCACTCGTCTGTCTCTAAGCCACAACAAGATACAAGTGGTTCCGGCGACCCTCGCCAACCTTACGAACTTGGAGATCCTGAATCTTGCCAACAACCACATCCAGGAGTTACCCGTCAGTCTATCCTCTTTACCGAAACTCCGTATTCTAAATGTGTCACTCAATAAGCTTAATGGCTTGCCACGAGGATTTGGATCATTCCCGGTGTTGGAAATACTGGACTTGACTTACAATAACTTGAATGAGAAGAATCTGTCTGGAAACTTCTTCATTATGG ACAGTCTTCGTGCATTATATTTGGGCGACAATGACTTCGAAACATTGCCCCCAGAAATCGGTAACCTGAAGAACTTACAAATT CTATCGATGCGTGAGAACGACCTGATCGAGGTTCCGCGCGAGCTCGGCCAGCTGGCGCGTTTGCGGGAACTGCACCTGCAGGGTAACAGGCTGGTCGTGCTGCCTCCTGAGATTG GCTCCTTGGACCTAGCTAGCAATAAGTCGGTGCTACGGCTGGAGGGTAACTTCTGGGTGCCCCACATCGAAGACCAGCTCAAGCTGGGCCCCTCCCACGTACTGGACTACCTGCGTTCCGAGACTTATAAAGT ATTGTACAGCCGCCACATGTCAGCCaagccgccgccgccaccgcaGACACTCGACAAGAGCAAGAAAGCGAGTCGGGCAGCCTAA
- the LOC113500470 gene encoding sphingosine-1-phosphate lyase, whose translation MSERPQPLKAVNRLFEGKEPWQIVTMTASSVLAIVWAHSLYNAQESVTTRMRKEFFRWLRHIPIVRRKIEEKMSQIKGDFKKDVTKRLAGVTVRRVLPDAGLNAEQVMEEVKDHVNLGSYDWKGGSVSGAVYHVSEEISKVACEAYSLTAYTNPLHADVFPGINKMEAEVVRMAINLFHGDDDCCGTVTTGGTESIIMACKAFRDLAYSKGISNPQIIVPSTVHSAFDKAAQYLGLSVKTIPVNQDTMTVDVEKVKKAIGRRTCLIVGSAPNYPYGTMDDIIALSDVAVEYDVPLHVDACLGGFVAAFMPDAGHPVPVFDFRLPGVASISADTHKYGFAPKGTSVVLYRKEEYRHHQYTVTTEWPGGVYGSPTVNGSRAGGLIAACWATMMFVGKSRYVQMTDEIVTTARYIETEIRKIPGLFVFGKPSTTVIAFGSKQYDIFKLAELLHKQGWSLNALQFPSGVHMCVTHAHTQAGVADRFLRDARDAAALCARAGGKPADGKMAIYGVAQEIPDRSLVSDITKYFIDSMYYLPTEGD comes from the exons ATGAGTGAGCGTCCGCAGCCTTTAAAGGCCGTCAACCGGCTGTTTGAGGGGAAGGAGCCATGGCAAATAGTGACGATGACAGCATCTTCAGTGCTAGCTATAGTATGGGCCCACAGTCTGTACAATGCACAAGAAA GTGTTACAACAAGAATGCGAAAAGAATTCTTCAGATGGCTGCGTCACATTCCCATCGTCAGGAGGAAGATTGAGGAGAAAATGTCTCAAATAAAAGGTGACTTCAAGAAGGATGTCACCAAGAGGCTAGCAGGAGTCACTGTTAGACGTGTGCTGCCTGACGCTGGGCTCAATGCTGAACAGGTCATGGAGGAAGTCAAAGATCATGTCAATTTGG GTTCCTATGACTGGAAAGGCGGGAGCGTATCTGGCGCAGTGTACCACGTCAGCGAAGAAATCAGCAAGGTGGCGTGCGAGGCGTACTCGCTCACCGCCTACACCAACCCGCTGCACGCCGACGTGTTCCCAGGGATCAACAAAATGGAGGCCGAGGTCGTCAGGATGGCCATCAACCTGTTCCATGGAGATGATGATTGCTGTGGCACG GTCACAACAGGTGGTACAGAATCCATCATTATGGCCTGCAAAGCCTTCAGGGACCTCGCTTACAGCAAAGGCATTTCCAACCCTCAAATCATAGTGCCATCCACCGTCCACTCTGCCTTCGACAAGGCCGCTCAGTACCTTGGTCTGTCAGTCAAGACTATCCCGGTTAACCAGGACACAATGACCGTGGATGTCGAGAAGGTTAAGAAGGCTATCGGAAGAAGGACTTGTTTG ATCGTAGGCTCAGCCCCCAACTACCCATACGGTACTATGGACGATATTATCGCCCTGTCTGACGTGGCCGTCGAGTACGACGTCCCTCTCCACGTGGACGCGTGTCTGGGAGGCTTCGTGGCCGCCTTCATGCCCGACGCTGGGCATCCCGTACCCGTGTTCGACTTTCGCCTACCCGGAGTTGCTAGTATATCTGCTGATACGCATAAG TACGGCTTCGCACCTAAGGGCACATCAGTGGTTCTGTACAGGAAGGAAGAGTACAGACATCATCAGTACACAGTCACTACCGAGTGGCCCGGCGGTGTGTACGGGTCACCCACTGTCAACG GCAGTCGCGCTGGCGGCCTGATAGCTGCGTGCTGGGCGACCATGATGTTCGTAGGAAAGTCTCGCTACGTGCAGATGACTGACGAGATTGTTACCACCGCCAGATACATAGAAACTGA aATACGCAAAATCCCTGGTCTCTTTGTGTTCGGCAAGCCCTCGACGACGGTGATAGCGTTCGGGTCCAAACAGTACGATATCTTCAAGCTGGCCGAGTTGCTGCATAAGCAGGGGTGGAGTCTGAACGCACTGCAGTTCCCATCTGG CGTGCACATGTGCGTGACCCACGCGCACACGCAGGCGGGCGTGGCCGACAGGTTCCTGCGCGACGCGCGCGACGCCGCCGCGCTCTGCGCCCGCGCCGGGGGCAAGCCCGCCGACGGGAAG ATGGCGATATACGGCGTTGCTCAAGAGATCCCAGACAGGAGTCTTGTTTCGGACATCACTAAATATTTCATTGACTCTATGTATTATTTACCCACTGAAGGAGATTAA
- the LOC113500467 gene encoding uncharacterized protein LOC113500467, which produces MSLCINCGIATDRCNTIGRRRLEDEVIISLVQEWVAPQSVNENDFICQVCWNHANTVSLDGNRPEESEQVPIGHRRVCIHCGRSLLRRIRCHQLRTGTIQERRIHKVIREWILPRTVGASSVVCHSCWVRANRASRHFQSGPSTSAATSSAVNVPNTQDIPHVEEPPIRQETYSAPRAPTVGTFIVLPDYYRAVETENRCFVEGCRRRERNRITNTMRKQLLKMYNYYVPANNRLCDIHLTCTSWDFLNDISDNIINTFSAHQIKDMFSLKEADCNILDFENIECMEDHIFYHWVGFNKDQFRQILNEVPQFLNLKNGSLILAAYLIKLRTGDSDDRLSTLLQIPKTTLVTQLGKARSLLYDYFVPHHLGLNHINKQQIIERNLLIPNELFGWHNSEVKPIVVLDGTYVYVQKSSNYKYQKKTYSLHKYQNLVKPFLIVCTDGYIIDVWGPYPATTSDAEIIKKEFGNESLLRQYFESGDAFILDRGFRDALPLLNDCGYRTYVPSSLQQGESQLSTLEANKSRTVTICRWIVEVVNGRFKRDFKIFRQDFFNRASKNVMVHFEVAAALINAFHPPIANRSDAQDILQKINQYINVENQLSNYVINNNINRRRAQFQAIDVERHNVSEFPVLTYSELILVSLGTYQIKQARSYYGEHVRENGSFVIEVCREVTGDLQQELATSVSTWMLRGRIKSRHISNRMYYVYILVDSSLSGRDAIIQYYCTCIVGKRTVGCCAHTMSIIWYLGWARHQGSQLPPAQLLDNVLLYYDNPNEDVE; this is translated from the exons ATGAGCTTGTGCATTAATTGTGGAATTGCAACGgaccgctgcaacacaatagGAAGGCGAAGATTGGAAGATGAAGTGATTATTTCACTTGTACAGGAATGGGTCGCGCCTCAATCG GTAAATGAAAATGACTTTATCTGTCAAGTTTGCTGGAATCATGCCAATACTGTATCTCTTGATGGAAATAGACCAGAAGAGAGTGAACAGGTGCCTATAGGACATCGGCGTGTGTGTATTCACTGTGGACGTTCTCTTCTGAGAAGAATTCGCTGCCATCAACTTAGAACTGGTACAATTCAAGAACGCAGAATACACAAAGTTATAAGAGAATGGATCTTACCACGCACG gtgGGTGCTTCAAGTGTTGTCTGTCACTCTTGTTGGGTGCGAGCGAATAGAGCATCCCGGCATTTTCAATCAGGCCCCTCAACATCTGCTGCAACTTCATCAGCGGTCAATGTGCCAAATACTCAGGACATTCCTCATGTAGAAGAACCCCCAATAAGGCAAGAAACTTATTCTGCACCAAGGGCGCCTACCGTTggaacttttattgttttaccagATTATTATAGAGCTGTTGAAACTGAAAATAGATGTTTTGTGGAAGGATGTCGGAGACGTGAAAGAAACCGAATAACAAACACAATGCGAAAACAGttacttaaaatgtataattattatgtacctGCAAATAATCGCCTGTGTGATATCCACCTAACATGCACATCTTGGGATTTTCTCAATGATATCAGTGATAACATCATAAACACATTTAGTGCACACCAAATTAAAGACATGTTTTCATTGAAAGAGGCCGACTGTAATATTTTGGACTTCGAAAATATTGAGTGTATGGAAGATCATATTTTCTACCACTGGGTTGGTTTTAACAAAGATCAATTCAGACAGATACTGAATGAAGTGCCTCAGTTTCTGAACCTTAAAAATGGATCTTTAATATTAGctgcttatttaattaaactaaggACTGGGGACTCAGATGATCGACTGTCAACACTTCTGCAAATACCTAAAACTACTTTAGTTACTCAACTGGGTAAAGCTAGAAGTCTGTTGTACGACTATTTTGTGCCCCATCACTTGGGACTTAATCACATTAATAAGCAGCAAATTATCGAAAGGAATCTTCTCATACCAAATGAACTGTTTGGTTGGCATAACAGTGAAGTAAAACCCATTGTTGTATTAGATGGTACATATGTTTATGTGCAGAAAAGCTCAAATTATAAGTACCAAAAAAAGACTTACAGTTTGCACAAGTATCAAAATCTTGTTAAACCATTTTTGATTGTTTGCACAGACGGATACATAATTGATGTTTGGGGTCCCTATCCAGCGACGACTTCTGAcgctgaaataattaaaaaagaatttggaAACGAATCTCTTCTAAGGCAATACTTTGAATCTGGAGATGCATTTATATTGGATAGGGGCTTCCGGGATGCCTTGCCCTTACTCAATGATTGTGGCTATAGGACATATGTACCATCTTCTTTGCAACAGGGTGAATCTCAATTGTCAACCCTTGAAGCCAATAAATCGAGAACAGTGACAATATGTAGATGGATTGTAGAAGTAGTCAATGGTAGGTTCAAGCGAGATTTTAAGATATTTcgacaagatttttttaatagagctTCAAAAAATGTAATGGTACACTTTGAAGTGGCTGCCGCTTTAATAAATGCTTTCCACCCTCCTATCGCAAACCGTAGTGATGCTCAAGATATTCTTCAAAAAATCAATCAGTATATAAATGTGGAAAATCAATTAAGTAACTATGTGattaacaacaatataaatcGACGTAGAGCTCAGTTCCAAGCAATAGATGTCGAAAGACATAATGTTAGCGAGTTTCCCGTATTAACATACAGCGAACTTATTCTTGTCTCCTTGGGCACATACCAAATTAAACAGGCCCGCTCTTACTATGGCGAACACGTTAGAGAAAATGGCTCATTTGTTATAGAAGTATGTAGAGAAGTAACCGGTGACCTACAGCAAGAACTGGCAACATCAGTCTCAACCTGGATGTTAAGAGGAAGAATAAAATCCAGACATATTAGTAATAGAATGTATTACGTTTATATATTAGTTGACAGCTCTTTAAGTGGAAGGGATGCTATAATCCAATATTACTGCACCTGTATCGTTGGCAAAAGAAcggttgggtgctgtgcccacaccatgaGCATAATATGGTACCTTGGTTGGGCACGGCATCAGGGTAGTCAATTACCTCCTGCACAATTATtagataatgtattattatattatgataaccCCAACGAAGATGTTGAATAA